The proteins below are encoded in one region of Pseudomonas ekonensis:
- a CDS encoding AfsA-related hotdog domain-containing protein, which translates to MIDMERKVAKDIVHKGHDDDVLIYDARHLLPAWLDAGVVARANLGPAQSEAVDLAYRADSDRLVLRSLPTVIGLDELEQAGLSEALPELLLHYEKATDHLILTGVWIPESTEAKLAQLPGCEAPLDVGQRRRVHEVLKQLDGCPQQGLQCFTLFNDTANYFFYRKHHEHVPGLMLIEVARQAMYAHFYEHSGYARGEVSISIVDLMSSFPRYTESSFQVDVLVGDYDGLAPARARKVDKRARFYQRGELVADIRLHGEVIKMPVFKRMRNIQIDPSLWFRPLKGIRQEVLVRLESGRHLTGRLELLSMGGLQVRSDSPIDAPAQGHAYLYLENEGMVCLPVQTVRAHAASTDGLLRLQLAELDSQLRFKWREVLKQFTYFSHEETVAAAEFGQPLWMNLNPTSAMSEQRTEP; encoded by the coding sequence ATGATCGACATGGAAAGGAAAGTCGCAAAGGACATCGTGCACAAGGGCCACGATGACGACGTGCTGATATACGACGCCCGCCACCTGCTGCCGGCCTGGCTGGACGCCGGGGTCGTCGCGCGGGCGAACCTGGGGCCGGCGCAGAGCGAGGCCGTGGACCTGGCGTACCGCGCCGACAGCGACCGGCTGGTGCTGCGTTCGCTGCCGACGGTGATCGGCCTGGACGAGCTCGAGCAGGCCGGCCTGTCGGAGGCACTGCCGGAGCTGCTGCTCCATTACGAGAAAGCCACCGACCACCTGATCCTGACGGGCGTCTGGATACCGGAAAGCACCGAAGCCAAGCTGGCGCAGTTGCCGGGCTGCGAGGCGCCGCTGGACGTCGGCCAACGGCGGCGGGTGCACGAGGTGCTCAAGCAGCTGGACGGCTGTCCGCAGCAAGGCTTGCAGTGCTTCACCCTGTTCAACGACACCGCCAACTACTTCTTCTACCGCAAGCACCACGAGCACGTGCCCGGCCTGATGCTGATCGAAGTCGCCCGGCAGGCCATGTACGCGCACTTCTACGAGCACAGCGGCTACGCCCGGGGCGAGGTGTCGATCTCCATCGTCGACCTGATGTCCAGTTTCCCCCGCTACACCGAATCGTCCTTCCAGGTCGACGTGCTGGTGGGCGACTACGACGGGCTCGCGCCGGCCCGGGCGCGCAAGGTGGACAAGCGTGCGCGGTTCTACCAGCGCGGCGAACTGGTGGCCGACATCCGGCTCCACGGCGAAGTCATCAAGATGCCCGTGTTCAAGCGCATGCGGAACATCCAGATCGACCCGTCCCTGTGGTTCCGGCCGCTCAAGGGCATCCGCCAGGAAGTGCTGGTGCGCCTGGAGTCCGGCCGTCACCTGACCGGGCGCCTTGAGCTGCTGTCGATGGGCGGCCTGCAAGTGCGCAGCGACAGCCCGATCGACGCCCCCGCACAGGGCCACGCGTACCTGTATCTGGAAAACGAGGGCATGGTCTGCCTGCCGGTGCAGACGGTCAGGGCCCATGCGGCCTCGACGGACGGCCTGCTGCGGCTGCAACTGGCGGAGCTGGACTCCCAGCTGCGGTTCAAATGGCGGGAGGTGCTCAAGCAGTTCACCTACTTCTCCCATGAGGAAACCGTGGCGGCCGCCGAGTTCGGGCAACCGCTGTGGATGAACCTGAACCCGACGTCGGCGATGTCCGAGCAGAGGACAGAGCCATGA
- a CDS encoding NADH:flavin oxidoreductase, whose protein sequence is MSAHYPNVLEPLHLKGGLTLRNRLFFASMGVDLADRSGCVTPAMVEFYQGIMEGGCSMAFLCNATVSPQSRLQSTGLALFEPHQGESLKAMFEMAERVGTPVGVQLQHYGGQGTTTNTGVPVLTPSGVPCPRVSKLDPEYRVRVMDEADIAQVIEQFAHSAWLAWVNGAQLVQLQASNGYLLSSFLSPHTNKRTDRYGGSQENRARLLLEVVRAIRERTQGKLIVTIRLGIDDQLGDEGLQYPDIKETVQALCQAGVAALECSMCIGATFGQLIHHSSAMDDYLQAGVKAIRAVSTVPVGYAGFTDGLDKAERLLGEGVCDWVGMSRALFADNDLINKTLQGRSAEIHKCRWDSQCFSDKSNPRLDRVYCCVNPKYLRPSVA, encoded by the coding sequence ATGAGCGCCCACTACCCCAACGTGCTCGAACCGCTGCACCTGAAGGGCGGGCTGACGCTGCGCAACCGGCTGTTCTTCGCCTCGATGGGCGTGGACCTGGCCGACCGCAGCGGCTGCGTGACGCCCGCCATGGTCGAGTTCTACCAAGGCATCATGGAGGGCGGCTGCTCGATGGCGTTCCTGTGCAACGCCACGGTGTCGCCCCAGTCCCGCCTGCAAAGCACCGGCCTGGCCCTGTTCGAGCCGCACCAGGGCGAATCGCTCAAGGCCATGTTCGAGATGGCCGAACGCGTCGGCACCCCGGTGGGCGTCCAGCTCCAGCACTACGGCGGCCAGGGCACCACGACGAACACCGGGGTGCCCGTGCTGACGCCCAGCGGCGTGCCTTGCCCGCGGGTGTCCAAGCTCGATCCGGAGTACCGGGTGCGGGTCATGGACGAAGCGGACATCGCCCAGGTGATCGAGCAGTTCGCCCACTCGGCCTGGCTGGCCTGGGTCAACGGTGCGCAACTGGTGCAGTTGCAGGCGTCCAACGGCTACCTGTTGAGCAGCTTCCTGTCGCCCCATACCAACAAGCGCACGGACCGCTACGGCGGCAGCCAGGAGAACCGCGCGCGCCTGCTGCTCGAGGTGGTTCGCGCCATCCGCGAGCGCACCCAGGGCAAGCTGATCGTCACCATCCGGCTGGGCATCGACGATCAACTGGGCGACGAGGGGCTGCAGTACCCGGACATCAAGGAAACCGTCCAGGCCCTCTGCCAGGCCGGCGTGGCGGCGCTGGAATGCTCGATGTGCATCGGCGCCACCTTCGGCCAGCTGATCCATCACTCCTCGGCCATGGACGACTACCTGCAGGCCGGGGTCAAGGCGATCAGGGCCGTGTCCACGGTGCCGGTGGGCTACGCCGGGTTCACCGACGGCCTGGACAAGGCCGAACGCCTGTTGGGCGAAGGTGTGTGCGACTGGGTGGGGATGTCCCGCGCGCTGTTCGCCGACAACGACCTGATCAACAAGACACTGCAGGGCCGTTCGGCCGAGATCCACAAATGCCGCTGGGACAGCCAGTGCTTCAGCGACAAGAGCAATCCGCGCCTGGACCGGGTGTATTGCTGCGTGAACCCCAAATACTTGAGGCCTTCGGTGGCATAA
- a CDS encoding SDR family NAD(P)-dependent oxidoreductase yields MYDFTAKVCLVTGGTSGIGEAVSERLIKAGAEVIVFGRDEEKGAQVADRLGERCRFIPCDVADPAQVEQAFGRIRTLYGRLDCAFNNAGVTARYGAVAESCPDDWAKVMSINVNGTYHSLRHELRLMLDQGRGSIVNTSSCAGVVPIGGQVAYVASKQAINGMTQVASIENARLADGGCIRVNAVAPGPILGGMNSEARLQAAPENTQRKINVTSMKRFGTADEVANAVLWLLSDQSSYVTGVIMPIDGGYASGKF; encoded by the coding sequence ATGTACGACTTCACAGCAAAAGTGTGCCTGGTGACAGGCGGAACCAGCGGCATCGGCGAAGCCGTCAGCGAACGCCTGATCAAGGCCGGCGCCGAAGTGATCGTGTTCGGCCGGGACGAGGAAAAGGGGGCGCAGGTGGCGGACCGGCTGGGCGAGCGCTGCCGCTTCATCCCGTGCGACGTCGCCGACCCGGCGCAGGTCGAACAGGCCTTCGGGCGCATCCGCACCCTCTACGGCCGGCTCGACTGCGCCTTCAACAACGCCGGCGTGACGGCCCGCTACGGCGCCGTAGCGGAGTCGTGCCCGGACGACTGGGCGAAGGTGATGAGCATCAACGTCAACGGCACCTACCACAGCCTGCGCCACGAACTGCGGCTGATGCTCGACCAGGGCCGGGGCTCGATCGTCAACACCTCATCCTGCGCCGGCGTGGTGCCGATCGGCGGCCAGGTGGCCTATGTCGCCAGCAAACAGGCGATCAACGGCATGACCCAGGTGGCGTCCATCGAGAACGCCCGGCTGGCGGACGGCGGATGCATCCGCGTCAACGCGGTGGCCCCCGGCCCGATCCTCGGCGGCATGAACAGCGAGGCCCGCCTGCAGGCCGCGCCGGAGAACACCCAGCGCAAGATCAACGTCACCTCCATGAAGCGCTTCGGCACCGCCGATGAAGTGGCGAACGCGGTGCTCTGGCTGCTCAGCGACCAGTCGTCCTACGTCACCGGCGTGATCATGCCCATCGACGGAGGGTACGCCAGCGGGAAGTTCTGA
- a CDS encoding Glu/Leu/Phe/Val dehydrogenase family protein, producing the protein MFALMQSTRLESLHLSVDPQSGLKAVIAIHNSRLGPALGGCRYLAYPSDESAVEDAVRLARGMSYKAALAGLAQGGGVAVIVRPAHVENRAALFEAFGRCIDQLDGRYITAIDSGTSVADMDCIAQHTQHVTSTTSAGDPAPHAAMGVFTGIRATAMARLGSDNLEGLRVAIQGLGNVGFALAEQLHAAGAELLVSDIDHGKVQLAMEQLNAHPIANDALLSTPCDILAPCGLGGVLNSHTVPQLRCSAVAGSANNQLSHLDMADQLERRGILYAPDYVINAGGLIYVSLKHRGEDLPTITAHLSKISSRLTEVFAHAQAEKRSPARVADELAERVLYR; encoded by the coding sequence ATGTTCGCTCTCATGCAAAGCACTCGCCTGGAGTCGCTGCACCTCAGCGTCGACCCGCAATCGGGGTTGAAGGCGGTGATTGCCATCCACAACAGCCGTCTGGGGCCTGCCCTGGGCGGGTGCCGTTATCTGGCCTACCCCAGCGACGAGTCCGCGGTCGAGGACGCCGTCCGCCTGGCCCGGGGCATGAGCTACAAGGCCGCCTTGGCCGGCCTGGCCCAGGGCGGGGGCGTGGCCGTCATCGTGCGGCCGGCCCATGTGGAAAACCGCGCCGCGCTGTTCGAGGCCTTCGGCCGCTGCATCGATCAGTTGGACGGCCGCTACATCACCGCCATCGACAGCGGCACGTCGGTGGCGGACATGGACTGCATCGCCCAGCACACCCAGCACGTCACCAGCACCACTTCCGCCGGCGATCCGGCGCCCCATGCCGCGATGGGCGTGTTCACCGGCATCCGCGCCACGGCCATGGCGCGGCTGGGCAGCGACAACCTCGAAGGCCTGCGCGTGGCGATCCAGGGGCTGGGCAATGTCGGCTTCGCCCTGGCCGAGCAACTGCACGCCGCCGGCGCGGAGCTGCTGGTCAGCGACATCGACCACGGCAAGGTGCAACTGGCGATGGAGCAGCTCAACGCCCATCCGATCGCCAACGACGCGCTGCTCAGCACCCCGTGCGACATCCTCGCGCCGTGCGGCCTGGGCGGCGTGCTCAACAGCCACACCGTGCCGCAGCTGCGCTGTTCGGCGGTGGCGGGCTCGGCGAACAACCAGTTGTCGCACCTGGACATGGCCGACCAGCTCGAGCGGCGGGGCATCCTGTACGCGCCCGACTACGTGATCAACGCCGGCGGGCTGATCTACGTGTCGCTCAAGCACCGGGGCGAGGATTTGCCCACCATCACCGCGCACCTGTCGAAGATCAGCTCGCGGCTGACCGAAGTGTTCGCCCATGCCCAGGCGGAAAAGCGTTCCCCGGCGCGGGTGGCCGACGAACTGGCGGAAAGGGTGCTCTACCGTTGA
- a CDS encoding SirB1 family protein, whose translation MSPRQRFFDCLHRSPPALFEAALWIAAEHDDGVEPQALLRDFKELQQTVGTGLPMLPAGELAQPLLRRMNDLGFAQDDFSPLRPQAALLHKVLQTRRGQPLALALIALELARGLGIPLAGVNFPGHFLLRVPGADHLLDPCGGRRLYPNDCRDLLHRQYGPDMKLNAEHLQTAEPLQMLQRLSRNLRQLHLTHDDFIAALIDAERVLELGNANAADYLARASLYQRLDCPNAERFDLERALLLSDDPIQRLRLTERLEHLPPNAIVH comes from the coding sequence ATGAGCCCGCGCCAACGTTTCTTCGACTGCCTGCACCGTTCGCCGCCCGCGCTGTTCGAAGCTGCGCTGTGGATCGCGGCCGAACATGACGACGGCGTCGAGCCCCAGGCGCTGCTGCGGGACTTCAAGGAGCTGCAGCAAACGGTCGGCACCGGCCTGCCGATGCTGCCGGCCGGCGAACTGGCGCAGCCGCTGCTGCGGCGGATGAACGACCTGGGGTTCGCCCAGGACGACTTCTCGCCGCTGCGCCCCCAGGCCGCATTGCTGCACAAGGTGCTGCAGACCCGTCGCGGCCAGCCGCTGGCCCTGGCGCTGATCGCCCTGGAACTGGCCCGCGGGCTGGGCATCCCGCTGGCCGGCGTCAACTTTCCGGGGCATTTCCTGCTGCGGGTGCCTGGCGCCGACCACTTGCTCGATCCCTGCGGCGGACGTCGGCTCTACCCCAACGACTGCCGCGACCTGCTGCACCGCCAGTACGGGCCGGACATGAAACTGAACGCCGAGCACCTGCAGACCGCCGAACCGCTGCAGATGCTGCAGCGCCTGTCACGCAACCTGCGCCAGCTGCACCTGACCCACGACGACTTCATCGCCGCCCTGATCGACGCCGAACGCGTGCTCGAACTGGGCAACGCCAACGCCGCCGACTACCTGGCCCGCGCCAGCCTGTACCAGCGCCTCGATTGCCCGAACGCCGAACGCTTCGACCTGGAGCGCGCGCTGCTGCTCAGCGACGATCCGATCCAGCGGCTGCGCCTGACCGAACGCCTGGAACACCTGCCGCCCAACGCCATCGTTCACTGA
- a CDS encoding MFS transporter, whose amino-acid sequence MHNQIASFRAALDARPVSRFQWSLLILLALLLVTDGYDAQVLGYVVPALAQDWGLEKAAFGPVFSANLLGLTLGSLAVTPLADRFGVRRILLACVLIYASLTVLMVFADSLDTLMVARFICGIGMGGAMPSAMALMSEYSPPRLRTLMVTLAACGFSFGGAAGGFVAAGFIDRFGWQAVFLAGGVTPLLLFPFLWWLLPESLPRLLRDAPPYARLRKVTARMLPDWQPPVASVEQNEREQGSKLTVVELFRNGYARPTLLIWSTFFVSLILLYFMISWLPSLLLESGLALKEANLVTSMFLFAGTVGAICMAWFADRLKRKVRLLSGVLAGAALCTVLLGLNHDNPRYLVAFVFAAGFCIIGGQLTLNAFASNFYPAHVRATGTGWALGVGRFGSILGPLFGSLLLAMHIPVQQIFFFCAVPAVIAASLIIQVRSPAEATRSEVGANRLAKNDNAV is encoded by the coding sequence ATGCACAACCAGATTGCCAGCTTCCGGGCGGCGCTCGACGCCCGTCCTGTGTCCCGCTTTCAGTGGTCGCTTCTGATCCTGCTCGCCTTGCTGCTGGTCACCGACGGCTACGACGCCCAGGTGCTCGGTTACGTGGTGCCGGCGCTCGCCCAGGACTGGGGGCTTGAGAAAGCCGCGTTCGGCCCGGTGTTCAGCGCCAACCTGCTTGGCCTCACCCTGGGCTCGCTGGCCGTGACGCCTTTGGCCGACCGCTTCGGCGTGCGGCGGATCCTGCTGGCCTGCGTGTTGATCTACGCCAGCCTGACCGTGCTGATGGTGTTCGCCGATTCGCTGGACACCCTGATGGTCGCGCGCTTCATCTGCGGGATCGGCATGGGCGGGGCGATGCCCAGCGCCATGGCCCTGATGTCCGAATATTCGCCGCCGCGCCTGCGCACCTTGATGGTGACGCTGGCCGCCTGCGGTTTTTCGTTCGGCGGCGCGGCAGGCGGGTTCGTCGCCGCCGGCTTCATCGACCGCTTCGGCTGGCAGGCGGTGTTCCTCGCCGGGGGCGTGACGCCGTTGCTGCTGTTCCCGTTCCTGTGGTGGCTGCTGCCCGAATCCCTGCCGCGGCTGCTGCGCGATGCGCCGCCCTATGCACGCCTGCGCAAGGTCACCGCGCGGATGCTGCCGGACTGGCAGCCGCCGGTGGCGTCCGTTGAGCAGAACGAGCGCGAGCAGGGCAGCAAGCTGACGGTGGTCGAGTTGTTCCGCAACGGCTATGCACGGCCGACGCTGCTGATCTGGTCGACCTTTTTCGTCAGCCTGATCCTGCTGTATTTCATGATCAGCTGGCTGCCGTCGCTGCTGCTGGAAAGCGGGCTGGCGCTCAAGGAAGCGAACCTGGTGACGTCGATGTTCCTGTTCGCCGGCACCGTGGGGGCGATCTGCATGGCCTGGTTCGCCGACCGCCTCAAGCGCAAGGTGCGCCTGCTGTCCGGCGTGCTGGCCGGGGCGGCGCTGTGCACGGTGCTGCTGGGGCTCAACCACGACAACCCCCGGTATCTGGTGGCGTTCGTCTTTGCGGCGGGGTTCTGCATCATCGGCGGGCAACTGACGCTCAACGCCTTCGCCAGCAACTTCTACCCGGCGCACGTGCGCGCCACCGGCACCGGTTGGGCGCTAGGGGTGGGGCGTTTCGGTTCGATCCTCGGGCCGCTGTTCGGCAGCCTGCTGTTGGCGATGCACATTCCGGTGCAGCAGATTTTCTTCTTCTGCGCGGTGCCGGCGGTGATCGCCGCATCGCTGATCATCCAGGTGCGTTCGCCCGCCGAAGCCACCCGATCCGAGGTGGGAGCCAACCGGCTGGCGAAGAACGATAACGCGGTTTGA